One Micromonospora eburnea genomic region harbors:
- a CDS encoding transcriptional regulator has product MPGRESPEQIIRTRTVTAQAILGNQVDLRTYPYRLLSVLAHGTGADRVTQAVAAAEMLEAFGWELVTISEFTSSHLTYAIMRRR; this is encoded by the coding sequence ATGCCCGGCCGAGAAAGCCCCGAACAGATCATCCGTACCCGTACCGTCACCGCCCAGGCGATCCTCGGTAACCAGGTGGACCTGCGCACCTACCCCTATCGGCTGCTGTCCGTCCTGGCCCACGGCACCGGCGCCGACCGGGTGACGCAGGCCGTCGCCGCGGCGGAGATGCTCGAAGCCTTCGGCTGGGAACTCGTCACCATCTCCGAGTTCACCTCCAGCCACCTGACATACGCGATCATGCGTCGACGCTGA
- a CDS encoding integrase: MIQVRTRLRQLRIDARTFVWHAEIRHAQGSGDCHRCIRLRVWGAGKTSQALQADLLSVAWPAPWGACATDGSYPTSADVRAVTSYALGHGWQPERRGGTFVLTEPEHAAGFALPDFLLTDRLRTPECADPTLRVVRAYEHRHGR; encoded by the coding sequence GTGATCCAGGTGCGGACTCGACTGCGGCAGCTGAGAATCGACGCGCGGACCTTCGTGTGGCACGCGGAGATTCGGCACGCGCAGGGCAGCGGTGATTGCCACCGGTGTATTCGCCTGCGGGTCTGGGGTGCGGGGAAGACGAGCCAGGCCCTCCAGGCGGATCTACTGTCGGTGGCCTGGCCGGCACCGTGGGGGGCCTGTGCGACCGACGGCTCCTATCCGACGTCGGCCGACGTGCGAGCCGTCACCAGCTATGCCCTGGGGCACGGGTGGCAGCCTGAGCGGCGGGGTGGAACGTTCGTGCTGACCGAGCCCGAGCACGCGGCCGGATTCGCCTTGCCCGATTTCCTGCTGACCGATCGGCTGCGTACGCCGGAGTGCGCGGATCCCACCCTTCGAGTTGTCCGCGCCTACGAACATCGTCATGGACGGTGA
- a CDS encoding copper chaperone PCu(A)C yields MPRTTVAGARRRPAILLAAAAASLAVGVTGCGSSDPSAESSPSASVSVSPSAAAGVLDIRDPWVKAADKGMTAAFGTLVNDGDADVTVTAATTDVSPTELHEMTMKDGTMVMQPKQGGIVVKAHSTAVLEPGGEHLMLMDLKQPVKAGDELTFTLTFADGRTQAFTAVAKPFTGAQETYAPGHDQPMPGTGMSATPAS; encoded by the coding sequence ATGCCCCGCACCACCGTCGCCGGCGCACGTCGTCGCCCGGCCATCCTGCTCGCCGCCGCCGCGGCATCCCTCGCGGTCGGCGTCACCGGCTGCGGCTCGTCGGACCCGTCGGCGGAGTCGAGCCCGTCGGCATCGGTGTCGGTGTCACCGAGCGCGGCGGCAGGGGTGCTCGACATCCGGGACCCGTGGGTGAAGGCCGCCGACAAGGGCATGACCGCCGCGTTCGGCACTCTCGTCAACGACGGTGACGCCGACGTGACGGTCACCGCCGCCACCACCGACGTCTCCCCCACCGAGCTGCACGAGATGACCATGAAGGACGGGACGATGGTCATGCAGCCCAAGCAGGGCGGCATCGTGGTCAAGGCGCACAGCACCGCCGTGCTGGAGCCCGGTGGTGAGCACCTGATGCTGATGGACCTGAAGCAGCCGGTGAAGGCCGGCGACGAGCTGACCTTCACGCTCACCTTCGCCGACGGCCGCACGCAGGCATTCACCGCCGTGGCCAAGCCGTTCACCGGCGCGCAGGAGACCTACGCCCCCGGCCACGACCAGCCCATGCCGGGCACGGGCATGAGCGCCACCCCGGCGTCATGA